In Azospirillum humicireducens, the genomic stretch GCGCCGGCCGTCGGGCAGCATCTTGTAGAGACGGACCATGCCGCTCATCACCCGGAACACCGAGCCGGCCGCATCGCCTTCGCTGAACAGCGTCGTCTCGCGCTCATAGACCTTGGCGTGGCCCAGGCTGGCGAGCGGGTCGGCGGGATTGCGCGGCTGGATGGCGGCGCCCACCCCGGCGGTCGGCGCCATCGCCAGGGCGGAGACCAGATAACCAGGAACGGCGCGGTTGGCGTGGGCGGCAATGGCGGCGTGCGTGGACATGGTGGCCTCGACCTTTGCGGTGCGGTGCGCTCCGGTTCGTTCCGGGGTGCATCTGATGGCCCGAAGCTATCGATCCCCCGCCGCCCTGTGCAGTTCGGTGATGTACCTAAGGAAGTTTGCGTACGTAAGTGTACCTACGTAGGGGACCGTATGGGGCTGCGACGAATCCCCCTCTTCCGTCCCGGGAGAGGGAGATGATACCGCCGGAACTCAGGCGGCGGCGGGCGCCGGCAGCAGGCGGTTCAGCATGTCGATCAGCTGATCCTCGTCGAACGGCTTCTCCAGCACCGCCACCACGCCGGCCTCCTTGGCGCGGGCGAAGGTGGAGGGGTCGCCGCGGCCGGACACCATGATCACCGGCATGCCGTGCAGGTCGCCGCCATGGCGCTCCAGGAACTCCAGCCCGCTCATCACCGGCATATGCAGGTCGAGAACGAGGCAGCCCTGCGGATTGCCGTCGAAGGTGTCGAGGAAGTCCTGGCAGGACGGGAAGTCCCGCACGTCGAAGGAAAAGGCTTCCAGCAGGGCCTTCAGGGAGTCGCGGACCGGCTCATCGTCGTCGACGATGTGGACGACCCCGGCACCCGGCATCCCGCCCGGCCCGCTGTCCAAATGATCCATGACCGCCTCCGAACTTCCATGCAAACACGATGGCGCCGACGGTGCGGCGCGTCATGGAAGATAAAATGCGGCGGGAGGCGCCGATATACGGACCAATGCGTATGCGGCGCGCTTTTGATGCAGATCACCCGCCGCCGGGGACCACACCCGCGGCGATGGCCATGCGCACCAGGGTCGGCAGGCTGTCGGCGCGCATCTTCTCCATCACGCGCGCTCGGTGGATCTCCACCGTGCGCGGGCTGATCGACAGTTCGAAGGCGATGACCTTGTTCGACTTGCCGGCCACCAGCCAGCGCAGCACGTCCAACTCCCGCGGCGTCAGGGCGGCGAGACGGTCCAGAACCTCCGGCGGGGCGGATGCGGCAGGCGGCGGAGCAGGCTGTTCCGGCACAGGCTGCGCTGTCTCCGCCGTCCGGCTGTCCGCCGCGCGGGCAAGGGTAAGGGCAGAGCGCACGGCGGCGAGCAGCGCCTCCTCCTCGAACGGCTTCTCGACGAAATCGACCGCCCCCGCCTTCATGGCGCGCACGGCGAGCGGCACGTCGCCATGGCCGGTCATCACCACCACCGGCATGGCATGGCCGCCGCGGGTCAGCCGCTCCTGCACGTCCAGGCCGCTCATCTGCGGCATCCGCACATCGACCAGCAGGCATCCTGGCCGCGACGGCGCACCGGACTCCAGGAAGGCGAGCGGGGTGGAGAAACTTTCCGCCCGGAAGCCGGCGCAATCCAGCAGGACCTCCAGGGAGTCGCGGATCGCGTCGTCGTCGTCGACGATGAAGACGGTGAGGTCGGACTCGGCAATGGGCATTGCGTCAGCGGGCATCGCCGGTCTCCTGGCTGGCATCCGCACCGGCATCCGTTGCGGACAGCGGAACGGTGAAGGCAAAGCTGGCGCCCGTGCCGGGGGGAAGCGCCGCCGGCTCCAGCCACAGCCGGCCGCCATGGGCCTCGATGATCGAGCGGCAGATCGACAGGCCGAGCCCCATACCGCTGCTCTTGGTGGTGACGAAGGGCTGGAACAGCTGGGCGCGCACCGTCTCCGGCACGCCGGGACCGCTGTCGCTGACGGCGACGCGGCGGAAGGCCGGCTCGCCCGGTTCCGAGCCGGTATGGACGGTCAGCACCCGCTGCGCCCCGGCCGGGCTTCCCTGCGCCATTGCCTCGATGGCGTTGCGGACGAGATTGAGGATCACCTGCTGGACCTGCACCTTGTCGATCAGCACCTGCGGATCGGCGGCGTCGAAGTCGAAGCGCACATGCAGCTCC encodes the following:
- a CDS encoding response regulator transcription factor, whose amino-acid sequence is MDHLDSGPGGMPGAGVVHIVDDDEPVRDSLKALLEAFSFDVRDFPSCQDFLDTFDGNPQGCLVLDLHMPVMSGLEFLERHGGDLHGMPVIMVSGRGDPSTFARAKEAGVVAVLEKPFDEDQLIDMLNRLLPAPAAA
- a CDS encoding response regulator transcription factor; the encoded protein is MPADAMPIAESDLTVFIVDDDDAIRDSLEVLLDCAGFRAESFSTPLAFLESGAPSRPGCLLVDVRMPQMSGLDVQERLTRGGHAMPVVVMTGHGDVPLAVRAMKAGAVDFVEKPFEEEALLAAVRSALTLARAADSRTAETAQPVPEQPAPPPAASAPPEVLDRLAALTPRELDVLRWLVAGKSNKVIAFELSISPRTVEIHRARVMEKMRADSLPTLVRMAIAAGVVPGGG